The nucleotide sequence TATGTCGGTCAAAAACTTCTACAACATCGCCTTTTTCAAATTGTCCTTCATAGGCATACACACCGGCTGGCAGTAAACTTTTTCCTCCATACTGCAATGCTTGGACCGCACCCTCATCAATAAAAATCTTTCCGGAAGATTTTGAGAGCTGGACCCACTGTTTATTTGTAGGAACATACTTTTCATTGCGTTCAAAATACGTACCGTCACCATTGTTTTCAAGGATTTCAGTTAGTTTTGTATGGCCGGACCCTGTGCCGATAAAAACTTCAACACCTGTATTAATCGCATAATTGGCTGCAGCCAGCTTTGACTGCATGCCGCCTGTACCGACTTTTGAACCTGATCCTGTCGCAAATAGAAGCATTTCTTCTGTAATTTTTTCTATGTGATCAATTCGAATGGCATTTGCGTTTGTTAATGGGTTTGCCGTATAAAGCCCGTTGACATCCGTTAATATAATCAGCTGATCTGCATGAACAAGACCACTTACTAAAGCTGAGAGCATATCATTATCGCCAAAAGTCAATTCAGCAACAGATACAGTATCATTTTCATTTATTATCGGGATGATTGAACGCTCCAATAACTCTGTTAATGTTTCATAAGCATTTCTGTAACGTTGCTTATCGTTAAAATCAGAGCGAGTCAGTAATATTTGGGCGGACGTCTCATTATATGTGGCAAATTCATCTGCATACGCTTGTATTAATATGCTTTGACCAACTGCAGCGGCCGCTTGTTTTCCTTTTAGCGTAATTGGTCGAGAAGGGTAGCCAAGCTTTTTGAAACCTGCTGCTACTGCGCCTGAAGAGACTAAAATAACTTCATGACCTGCTTGTTTCAATGTAGCAATGGCAGCAACATGATCATGAAATTTTTCATGATCAAGCTCCCCTTTATTATTGGTTAATGAACTGCTTCCGATTTTTACTACAACACGTTTTCTTTCCACCCAAAATCCTCCTCGATAAAAATATTGAATAATCCCGCTATACAATGTTGCTCATACAAGTGCTGTTACAGGATATTGACGGTTTTAACTTTTGTTTTCCCAATCAGTAAGGAATGTATATAAACTATTGATCGACTTAAATACATAAAAAAGCACAATTCAATCCTATCGATTAGGACGAAATGTGCTGTTTCCGTGGTACCACCTAAATTGAATGCCAATACTTGCATTCCACTTCATCTCATAACGCTGAGTCTGCGCCTATTTTTGTAGGAGCTGTTGAAGTAGGTTCGGCAGGTTTTGCTATGCCATTCTTTCAGCCTGTGGAATGTGCTCTCTTGTATAGCCAATTGCTACGTACTCGTCTTCAATATGCCTTTATATTTTCTAATAGCATGCATGATAGCACGTTTTTTGTCAATATCGTTAAGTCTGATTTATTTGAAAACTATGCGAAAAACTTCTTTTTGGACCTATTTACCCTTATAAAAGTGTGAATTTTACGACTATTTTCTATGTAAATGTGATTTTTCATGATAAATCCGTACTTTGTTTCTTTCTCAGCTATTTTTTAAATTTGTAGTACCTAGGAATAATCAGTTGTGCACAGCTTAAAGGATTTGGAAAAATGCAGGATGTAGAACAGATTATTTTTGACAATGAAACATTAATAAAAAAAGTCATCTATAAACTGAAAATTTATCGAGATTTGGATGAATACATGCAAGTAGGGAGGATAGCTTTATGGCAGGCATTGCAGAAATTCGATGATACTAAAGGGGATTTTACGATGTTTGCTTACATGACTGTAAAATATGCTATCATTCGAGCACTATCCAAAGCGAATCACGTCACGGAGCATGAACTAGCGGTGGAAGAAGACGTAATTATCGTTAATTCGCAGCAACACAATATGGTTACATCAAGTTTGGAATGGCCGGAATGGTTTGAGGAATTAAATAAAGATGAGCAATTTCTGTTAATCGGTTTGTATGAAAAAGAGCTTTCGTTAAAGGAGATTGCTGACAAGTATAAGCTGAGTTATGAAACAATAAAGAAAAGACATCAACGATTACTGACTAAGTTAAGGGGTTTGTTAATATAGATTTTTTGGGATAAAAAAAGTGGAAGCTTATTAAGTTTCCACTTTGTAATATCTTATTGAATTGTATTCAAAAACTCTGTTCGCTGCTCTTCGGATTGCTGTTCGCCATTAACAAGCATTGCCCCAATACGGTAATCTGTTTGTTCTTTTTCGACAACATACTGTAAATTAACAGGCTGTACTTTGTTATCGATTTTACATTTACCTTTAAATTCCACAACATGCTCCATCATTTTTGTTTGGAAATATTCCCAGCGGCTTTCTTCACAATAGTTTTTGAGGGCTTCTTCTATTGTAATATCGCTATTTTCCATGACGGGTGTAGCATGAACATATGTAATGTAGTCATTATCTGTTACGGCTTTTTGTGGACCGAAAAAGTAAAAAAATACACCAATTACCCCGATTGGTATGATCCATAATATCGTCCGCTTTCTTTTCTCCATGAAATAAATCCCCCTTTTTGTATCATTAGTATAACATTGGAATGTTAATATTTTCTACATTGGGATAATAATTATCTCGAAAGAGGGATAGTGTTAACATGCAGCTCGCGGAAGCAATTACGATCAGTCTAATATGAATATAAGTAAATCTGACAGTTAATCCAAGGATTATCGCAAACTTTATAGAATATTAATAAATAAATAGAAAACTTGCTGGCAATAATAAATACTCTTCATAAACTGAAAGGAGTACACAAATGAAAATGAGACAAATAATTGCGATGGGCGGCGGGGGCTTTTCAATGGAACCTGATAATCCGTTATTGGATCGTTATATTTTAAAACAGGCGGGAACGGAAAAGCCGAAAATCTGTTTTCTTCCTACAGCTAGCGGAGATTCTGAACAATATATATCCAGGTTCTATAATTTTTTTAATAAACAAAATTGCGACCCATCACACTTATCTCTATTTAACCCGCCATCTCGGGAT is from Solibacillus isronensis and encodes:
- the proB gene encoding glutamate 5-kinase; the protein is MERKRVVVKIGSSSLTNNKGELDHEKFHDHVAAIATLKQAGHEVILVSSGAVAAGFKKLGYPSRPITLKGKQAAAAVGQSILIQAYADEFATYNETSAQILLTRSDFNDKQRYRNAYETLTELLERSIIPIINENDTVSVAELTFGDNDMLSALVSGLVHADQLIILTDVNGLYTANPLTNANAIRIDHIEKITEEMLLFATGSGSKVGTGGMQSKLAAANYAINTGVEVFIGTGSGHTKLTEILENNGDGTYFERNEKYVPTNKQWVQLSKSSGKIFIDEGAVQALQYGGKSLLPAGVYAYEGQFEKGDVVEVFDRHTCIGRGEILYSSAELEQAMGKRTTELMHYPIEVIHRNQWVKI
- a CDS encoding sigma-70 family RNA polymerase sigma factor, which encodes MQDVEQIIFDNETLIKKVIYKLKIYRDLDEYMQVGRIALWQALQKFDDTKGDFTMFAYMTVKYAIIRALSKANHVTEHELAVEEDVIIVNSQQHNMVTSSLEWPEWFEELNKDEQFLLIGLYEKELSLKEIADKYKLSYETIKKRHQRLLTKLRGLLI
- a CDS encoding glucosamine 6-phosphate synthetase, whose translation is MEKRKRTILWIIPIGVIGVFFYFFGPQKAVTDNDYITYVHATPVMENSDITIEEALKNYCEESRWEYFQTKMMEHVVEFKGKCKIDNKVQPVNLQYVVEKEQTDYRIGAMLVNGEQQSEEQRTEFLNTIQ